Sequence from the Chelonoidis abingdonii isolate Lonesome George chromosome 1, CheloAbing_2.0, whole genome shotgun sequence genome:
GGAGTGAGAAAGATGCAGGTTCTTCTTGCAGGCACTTTTGGATCTGAAAATGGCACCCAGGAGCTTAGAATTCATGCATCCAATGGCCAAATGAGTCTTCTccaacttttcatttcctttagCCACCTATTTGTCTTTCAGGTGACGTGCTGTATGAACTCCTTCAGCATATCCTGAAGCAAAGGAAAGCTTGCATGCTATTTTCACCTTTCTTCCACCCTGGGAACTCTATCCATGCTCAGCCAGAGGTCATATTACACCAGAACCACGATGAAGGTAATCACGTCTCTTTTATTACTGGAGGTGTCATTATGTCAGCAGTTTGGATGAGGCCGTCAGGAGGTCTTTTCTTACTCCAAACcaataaaaatttcattttaaaacaatctctCTCCCTTCAGAAGTGGAATAGTCCTTTAGTTGTTAGAACGTTTAGCTGATCCACCAAGCCATTTGGTTGAAAATTCTTAGTGCTTTATAATATTTCAGTCTTTTGCTTGTGTAAATCTCCATTTATTTTCCGCTATTTTGTCTTGCTTCAAAGCCTGTTTAAAATATACTAGGTGCAGATAACTTTTCTGGAGCTTATATATAGAACCCACTCTGTTGCACAGAACTTTCCTTTCTCTAGTTTTCTGGGAAAGAAAACTCCTTTCCCACCTTATGTACTCTTATTGCACTTATGGTTGGCTGGTTGTAAATTGGGAACTGGAGACTTTGACTTTAGAATTCATTTCCTCTGGTGGATCTAGAGACTTTTGACATGTATGGCATGGTGCCAGACCCATTTCTTTTTAGGTCAACTTTTGCCGTAATTGTAAGGTtggtaattattttgttttcaaggAAAGGCTGTTCTtctttatatgtgtgtgtgtgtgtgtgtgtgtgtttctctttcaAATATTGCACCTGTGCTATGTGTTTTTGTAATTAAGCACATTTTAtaaattaacaaataaataactatCCTTACCATTAGATCTTAGATAGTGGCAAGCCCAAAGAGGCCTGTCATAAGCactaatgtcttttattggaaaATCCTAGCTTCTGAGGTTGAATTGAAATTTCAACACATtgtcactgtgatcaacactagATAAATAAGATAGACACATACATAGCTGGGCAGATGAAGAAAACATTTGTAGAACTGTTGCTTAAATTTAGTTTGTTTTACTATTGTGATAAAATCTGGTGGCAATATAGACAAATTCACCAGTCTGTTTGCAGATATCTCCCCACGATGCATAACAAGTGGTGCTTTTTTGAATGGATTTGCTTTTATGGCATGGCAGATATTGGGCATTTTTACTCTTTATAAGATCTGGTCAGAAAATGTTTGGACTTTTTTTATGATATTTTTCAGATTtggagtttttgtttttctggcaTAAATTATTTTTTGGAAGAAAACACTTTCCAGGAAAATTTGtgtttagttgaaaacccaattttccatcccaaaaaagttttgacagaaaattttcaactcGCCATTTTCTGTATCTCCCATCTTTAATCACAAATAAAAAACAGTTTGGATTTCACCCTAGTCCCCGCTCATCCTAGAAGTGCACaattttgcaaaattcagatgAGGTATGATACAGGACAGGATTatggggcattggcagagctctgtgggaaGCCTAGGACTAGCATAACAGGAGGCACTGAAGGTAGGGGCTCAAGGGCACTGGCAAAGCTGTATGAGAATGTCAGGACTTAAATAACAAGAAGGGATACAAGTTAGGAGTAGGTTGCACTGGCAGAGGTGAGTGAAGGAAATTTCGAGTTCCTGCCCAGAATACCTGGCTTTAGGCAGAAGCTGTTATTAATTTCTCACTTTCATGAGTCCTGTAATCACACAtaaggttttgttgttttttaatggaaaactggGAATGGGCCAGGGGAACCCTTTGTGAAATGTGTGTGATGAAGAACATACTGGGAAAATTCCAGGGTTTGAACATTTTGTACTTTAGTACTCAGTTCCTTTGGGCAAAATCTCTTAGGCTGGGGTAGCTAAGTCACAGGTGTAAGATGAGTATAGTTATGATTTTAAGCCTATCCAGTGATTTAAAGGCTATAGATTTAACGATCTAGTAGAATGTTTCCCACACCAAGTGTCCCTTACTGCACACAACTCTGTCATCAATGGGATCACTTTTCCACTTATCACTGTACATAATTCCCACAGTAAGGgccaactctcattgatttctatGGAAGCAGGAATAAGACCCAAAGTGCCTCAGCATCTACAAGAAACCTAACCATCTTTATATGCTCAGTATCTGCCAGGTCTAATGGAAACACTAATAGCCCCTTACAGCTGCCTAAACATCACAGACTAGCAAAAGAAGGGAATGGTAGCTCAGAATGATGATCCTCAGCTAGTGAGCACCTGGTTTCAATCCTGAGCTACAgaaaatttcacagtgttgtttGACTAGGCGTTCGCTTGCATCACTTGCTAAACCAAAGCTGATTGCTTCCTTTAAGTCCCCTCTCTTAAGGCAATTTGTAACCCTATTTTACTCGGTCCTTAGAGCACTCAGTGCTGTGACGCTGGTTCCTTTCTTCATAGTCATTCCCAACCACTACAAATagcttcattttattatttttattttgataccTATGGAATGATACAAATGTTTTAATTATGGACTCCCAGCCACATACTCTGGGCAGTGAGAGAAGCTCTTTATGCCAAGCATTCACAAGCAGCTAATGAGTGCATCTTGCATACTTTGACTCTCTTGCTGTGTCTCCTTCGTTGTCTCATGTTGCTGTGTGAGGAACTTGCCCAGCTAAATGTTTGCTGCCTTCCTGCATgtactctctttttttttactgtgctgtGTTCTCTACTGGGTATTCACCCCAGCTTAACTCACAATGACCGATGGAGAGGGGCCAGTAGATCCTTTGGCATGTGACCTTCCTCAAGCTTGATTTTCTTTAAGGCTTGTTTTACAGATATCAAAATGATTTTTGTATCCCTCTTTGAGGAggtctctctcattctctttACCTCTGTCATCTCCCTTTCCCTGTTTAACTCTCCACCTGAATCTGGAGTTGCTCCTAAGGATCGTCATCATTTTAATGTCTGTTATGAAACCAATCCATCCACAATCAGTAGTGGCCAAGAGTTGCTACAGCCTCATGGCTCTTCACAGCCTATGCAAAGTGAGTTTAACGGTCAGTTCCCAGTTTGTTCCGTTCCCAGTGTGCAGGCGTTCACATCTCTTACAAAAACGCCACCACAACTGGCATTGGTTTGGTACCCCCTACTGGCAGTCTTTTGTGGAGATACTAAGGGCCAAATGAGCCACAGAGACTGAATTAGCCCCTTATCTCTAGTGGTCCCTCAGAATCAGCACTGAGTGACTTGGGATGCTGtggaggaagcttgcactgttgTTGCCTGCACTTGTTCTGAAGCTAATCAGATGGCTTCAGTCACTAGGACTGTCAGTCCAGCAACTTTCCACCCCTTTTCCACCCACCCATCCCTACAGGGAGCAGACAGGCCAGCAACTTTCCACAGCATTCAGTTCACTTTTAAAAAGCTACATGGAACGGATGGTCTGAGGGTGCATTCCAACACAGGCAGATGCATTCACGAATTCATTCTGGCACAAACTGGTGCAGTGCATGCACAagaatgtttaatttattagggccagattcttattCCCTTACACACAGTGAGAAGCACCTTACCCCATTTGGTTTCATTCATTACAGTGGAAGTGCTCACGAGTAAAGTGCTTTATTCAGTAAGGGCAGCCGGATCTGATCATCAGTGTGTTTTAACTGCATCAGTTTCCAAATTAAGAGGATGATGAAGGGAATTTAATGTCAAAGTGAGCCCTTTTCTGGTCCTATTAGGTTTGCTAGAGGAGTTGAGCGGGAGTCCTCTGAGATCCATTGCCCTTCACTAAAGGATCCTTATTGCAACATCCCATCCCCTGGTGAAGGAGGGGGATGAAGGTGCCCCTCTCTGGAGCCTGTCAATGTTGCATAATGTTTCCACCAGAGGTTTCAGTAGAAAGCAGTGTAAGACATTCCTTCCTCCTCATGGGCTGAGTTCAGTCTCGCTACAGCTCTGTACACGGACTCAGAAGCACGGCACTGCTACTAGACATCAGGAGGTAAAGTCTATGAGTGTATGAGGAACTCAATGCAATGTCCCTGGTTGCTCTCTCATTTCTCAAGCATCTTTGCGTATATAACCCAAGAATGGGCATAATGCATTTGAATGAGTATGTGGTGTTTAATTGGGCAGCCTGTAGAAAACAGGGCACTGTATATGACATGGGCCAGGTATTGGGGAAGCAGTTGTAACTAAATGGGTTTTCCTTGGGTTGTGGTTAATGAATGTTTGGTTCCATCTATGCTCACTGAACATTCTTCCCGAAGCACAATTGAAACTGCAGTCACTAGGCAGGATCATAAACCAGGCTGTGGTTTTTGACCAATGTTTGAGCAATGTGGGCCTTTCCATATCAATTGTTCAAACTCAAAGCCATCTTTGGCCACAATGTACTTTAAACTATTTTGAAGCCCCattattaaattgtttttcatCCAGTGCAGTCAGAGCCTAGATCTGTAAGTTTCATTTCCTCCTGCCATTTCATTGTTCCTAACCTAACTAGCtacacaaatacatttttcttgtttatgaCCTCAGGTGTATGAATCATAAATAAACTCCAGGCAGGCATAGCTTCCTCATAGGCCTTCACAAGGAAACTGGTGGCTGCTGGCAAATCATATAGGTGCCCATTttgttggaggggaggggagagcagagaaGTCAGTTTAAGGTTACTGAGCCAGTGCTGACTGGAATTGCATCTTCCCAGTTATAGAGCATTGTATGTTTAGGCTTTTGCATGGGTCAGTGCTGATTCCTCTACTGCAGCTTGTGTGGATTCCAAGGTAGGCAAGGAGCCCATAGATTCCTTTCTGCCTGAATAGGGGCTCCCTTGACAGGAGGGAGCAAGGAGAACAAGCCTTCTTAAAGGAGCAGAGTGAATGAGTGAACAAATAAGACAGTCACATTTACCTGTTTTGGTTGTTAACATGTGCCTAACAGTTTCCTGCTCTTATCACCTGAGGCTATTGGCAAACAGGGATGAAATTTGAGCTTTGTTTTTCTAGATAAAAACCTGTTAGCCTTTGCTCTCTGTTGTATGCAGGGCtgttgtagcagtgttggtcccaggatattagagagacaaagctgggtgaggtaatatcttttattggaccatgttggtgagagagacaagctctgaGTAAGCTTGAAAGCTCATGGACAGAAGcaggtccagtaaaagatattacttcacccaccttgtttgCTTTCTGTTGGTAGCTTTCTTCTCAGAAAATTACAGCCTAAATCAGCCGAAATCAGTTTCTTCTATGTTAATTGAAGCAAATGTTTTTTGGTTTGTGGATGTTAACAACCCTTTCAGATGGTATTCTAAGTCCAGGCTTTCTGAGCTCTCCTTAAttttaaggaaaaacaacaaggaatccttgtggcaccttagagactaacaaatttatttgacataagctttcgtgggctagaacccacttcatcagatgcatagatgtTTAATTTTAAGGGACACTGCTAATGTCAAAAGGTCCACCCATACTGTTTTTTCCAGCATCAAAAACTCTAAAAGGTTTTCATCTGAAATGATCCAGCAAGAGAAAAATCTTGGTGGAGATGCTTCTAGAGGGTTTATAGGTGGTGATCGGGTGAAATTTAGGCCGAGTATCAGTCAAAACTTCCTGCCAGTGAAGTGTTAGGCTGTGATATTCACAAGGTGATCTAacagggcttttttgttttgttttgtttttttccccccatctctgATTTCTACAACTTTATGACTAATGTATCCAGTACTTGTCCCATGTCTTGAgccactctgctgctggctctgATCTTCAATTTTAAGTTACAGGGTCTGCAGGCAGAGTAACATGAAAGACAAAACATGCATCCAGGTCATTGTAACATATGCACAGAAACAAAGCTGTTAGGCCTAACAAAGACACGTCTCCCATTAAGCTGCCATGTATGAAGTTTCTCTTGTCCCCTCTCTGATTTCCTACTATTAACAGAGTGCTTCCCACCTACGTGGCTTGGACGCTCACACTATTAAATTACTGTAGGAAAGCCAGGTTATGTTGGCTTAGGACAAATTTATGTTCAGTTTTGAAGGTAGCACAAaggaaaatgaataataataacttGTACTTAcattagaggggtagctgtgtttgtcgctttttacagagccagactaagagtcctgtggcaccttatagactaaaagctgtcatggagcatgagctttcatgggtgaatacccacttcatcagacatattcacccacgaaagctcatgctccaatatgtctgttagtctaccaggtgccacaggattttttctCACTTGTATTTATATAACACCTTTCAGCAAGGGATCTTAACATGCTTTGCAAACAATAATGGTAATTCTTTTGAAAGGTGAGGGGACTGAGGTTCTGGGAGTACAGAccacttgtccaaggtcacacaggaaactcTTTGGAGAGTTGGTAATAGAATGGAGATGTCCTAACCACTAGTTTCCTACTCTCAAAGACAACACTCGCTCCCTCTCAGATATAATGAAGACTATGTTAAAATGTGTCAATGAGTTCGTAGATTCACAGAGGTGTAATCCAGAACACACtacatctagtatgacctcctgtatatcacaggacattaaatttcactcagggggagcccaataacttgttctAGAGCATATTTTCCAGAAAGACACTGAATCTTGAATTAGGTCCTGTGGTTCTGTCACACTCATCATGATCTATGTTTTTCACCTTTTCTCCCCAGACAACTTTGTCCAGAGACCTTCAAGACCATCCGCAGAAACAGTCCATCACAACCCCCCAACCATTGAACTGTTGCATCGTTCTAGATCGCCTATCACCACCAATCATCGGCCGTCACCAGACCCCGAGCAGCGGTCACTGAAGTCCCCATTGGACAACACTATCCGCCGCCTCTCCCCAGCTGATAGGGTCCCAGGGACAAGGCATCACCAAGAGAACAACCATCAAGAGCCCTACCCTCTCTCAGTATCTCCTATAGAAAACAACCACTGCCCACCTCCTCCTGAAGTACTACAGAAGCCTTCCAGCCCCCGCCAAGAGAACACCAGGGTCATCCAGCTGATGCCCAGCCCCATCATGCACCCTTTGATACTGAACCCCAGGCACTCTGTAGAATTCAAACCATCACGGTTGTCTGAGGATGGGCTACACAGGGAGGTAAAGCCTATCAATTTGTCCCACCGGGAAGAGTTAGCATACATGAACCACATCATGGTGTCCGTCTCCCCTCCTGAGGAGCATGCAATGCCAATTGGAAGGATAGCAGGTAAGTAATATTCTCTAGCCCATGGTCTTCATTCAGAATCTGACATGCACTAATCTAATGAACCATGTAATATCATTAGGAAGTACCTTTTGAGCTTCCTTTGGGTTTTTATAATCTTACAAAAGGGTACAGGCATCTTGTAAGCCTCACAACTTCCATTGCACAGGCTGGTAGGTATTACTGAAACCAGTTATACAGGTAGGTAAGCCGAGGGGCAGAGTCATGTGCTCAAGATTACATAACATGTAATCAGTGGAAGAACTAGGATTAGAATGctggagtcctgcctcccactcCCCAGCTCTACCCACTCCCAATTAGTTTTAAGATTAAACTCTTTGAAATAGAGCTTGCCCTAATAGAGTAGTTAATGGGCCTCTGAATGTTGAGAAACAAATGATCTAAATTggtccagggaggggagagtcccATCAACAGTGCAGCAAAGTTAGAATGTCTGAAATAAAAGGTTTTATGATAATGTTAATGACCCGTTCTTCAGTTTCCACAAGTCAATTAATGACTGGACAGCACTTTAAAAGCCTTTGGCTTTGTCTCAGACCCTTAAATCCTTTTGCCAGACATTTACTGACCAGTAAAAACCTCAGAATGGCTCATAATTACTGACATAATGCCTTCACTATGGGGGAAGTCGGAAAGGGAGGAACGTTCATCTCCAAATTCTACAATTGGCACTGCTCTATTATCTGACCAAAAGAAACAGTTGGCAACCTGTGTGACACTTAACCCAGATTTACTTTCCtggtaataaaaacaataattaatGCAATAGATTAAGCTAATATAAACAGAACCACCCCCTATCATTCCCCTCCAAGACAGTACTCCGCTAGACTTCCAGCTCTTTTCTTGGAGCCCCTTGGGAAGGCTACCACTTccttgggcaaaaatcttaagGAATATTGCTTGAGGGACATAGAAGAGTTGTCCCACTCACAatggggtttgatcctgcaaaatACTGAGGAACTGCTGGAAGGTGACTTGAATGGGAATTGGAGGCACTCTGCATTATCTAGGGAGTGCTGAGCATGTTGTAGGATCAAGCCCAATCTTGAGAGGTGGCCACTCTGGCTCTCCTCAGAGAGAGCTACTTTGTAGGCCTCTCTGCTGTACCTCATTACTAGCACTGTCCCTCTTCACAGATTCAAATTTACCTCCATCCCACACAAACCTCAGGCATTGTCTCACTTTTGTTATCGTAAATAATTGACATCACATCTGCTGAATCAGGAAACTGAGgttacagaaaatgttttttgtgtgtaaaagAGAACTGTAAATAGatcagggtggggggaaatccaACCGCTTTAGAAATATATGCTGAATGCCCCAAATAACCAAGTGAAGAGGACATTCCACACATTTATGCTAACATAAAACTTCAGAAAGTAAATGTAAGGTTTGCAATGTCTAGGCCCAATGAGGGGCACAGGCTTGTATTTGGTATCAGACCCAATTGTCCCTCATTTTAAGGCCTCATTCAGTCCCAAAATTCCTTGCAACAGATTTGGGGGCCTCTTCACTTTTATTGTTAgtaattatttacatcagaaacaaAGAATCATTGATTAATGAATTTTAAGGTCAAAAGgtatcattatgatcatctaaccTAGTACATAATGTAGACCATAGACCTCACCCTGTTGAAAAAGAAGTTGCAGAATCATTTACATTACAAGAATGAATCCCACCGTATTTTAAGTTTCCTGCGAGAATGACTTTCTTATCTCTCTTCTTTTGGGTGTCATCATACATTGTGTCTCACATTTGGCCTGTAGCAGATTGACAGGTATGCATGGTGTAATGTCAGCGAGCACTCTGCTGGTGATATCTTAGGACTCTACCTTCCTGGAGACTTCAGGCTGTGCAATGGGAGTGAGAGAAATCTTAAGGTTTGggttaggtttgtttgtttgaatagtgtgcattctctaaaatagtttttaagttCTAAGATAAGATATAGTAAAACTTTGGAAAACTctgtaatgttttaaaataaaacaaaattcccCGTATTACAGTCAGCCAGCTCTGGTCTCATATAGGTTCTGTGATGGGTGTGATATCCCCAAAAGAAAGCATGCCGGGCATTGCAGCAAGCGTCAGCACTGGTGTTGTGTACTTTGCTCTTTACCCAACTAGCATAATGTAAAGGAACTACCTGTGTACAATGGGGTCAAAATAACCATGTTTATGATATATACAACATGCAAGACCCTAACTATTTATATAGTGTGATGCTCTGGCAGAGTTCGGATAGTTTCTGAAACACAGGGAGGGCCACTATAGGCTCACAAACTCTTTACAATGGATACATCTGAATTCCTGTACACTACAGCCAGATACTACTCGGTGCAAAAGCACAAATGGCCTAAGGTTATACCTATGGAAGTCAAAGGAAGTAAATTTCACTgttaacttcaatgagagcaTCACTGGGCCCCTAATAGGAGAATGTTCTGGTAATTATGTGATCCTTCTGCCTGTCTGGAGTACTTGATATAAAGTCATTTAATTTTGAACACAATCTTTTTCTATGTCAAGATTAACCCTTTACATCAAGATTAACCCCTTATCAGTTTGAGTTTCCCTCTCTTCATAATACTACCAGTGTCAGGTTAGGTGCTTGGTATGTTGAGATATATGCTGCTTTGACTTAGCAAAAGAACCTTGAGAattataataatactaataatatcaTCTAACTTTTGTATGGCACTTTTCTTCACtagattgcaaagcactttacagaggaggtcaatAGCTACTCGAttctatataggttttttttactacactcatcaccatagtatctgagcacctttctacagatggcaaaactgaggcaaagctaGGTGAAGTAACTTacccaaggccacccagcaggcttagtggcagagctgggaatagaaccctgagtcccagtgcagtgccctatccactaggccacaatACCTTCCCAGTATATACTCCCCAAAGCAACACCGAGGAACTAAAAATACTCCAGAAAACCATTCTAAATCCTTAGTGCTGTGAGTAGGTTAGTGAACAAAGGAGGTCTTGTCAACTATTCACAAATAGATAAGGGCTTTATCACTGCATAACATGAAAAAAGGGCAAACAGCTTCAGAAGGGGTAGAGTTGACCCATGGTGACTATCTAGGCAAACATGGCATTTTTGCATGGAGAAATGGATTTTGCAGGTGATTGTTGTGTCCCTGAATGCGCAGGAAGAATCCATTACCCCTGCGTGTAGGTGCTAGTGCAGAAAAAATGTCTGTACAACTGTGAGCATGCTCTGTGCCCACAAGTAGAGGCTGGGAGTCTGCAAATGAGTCTTTTAAAATAGAGAGCACTCTAAAAATATGTCATCCCCAAAATACAAACATACTTAAATTTTAATATATCAGAGGCCAAATTCCACCCTGGTTTACTACCGTGACTCCCACCTCCCACTACCGTGAGGTTACAAAAGGCGAGaatcagaacagaatttgg
This genomic interval carries:
- the ETV6 gene encoding transcription factor ETV6 isoform X2, which codes for MSEAPAQCCIKERISYTPPASPVVNYPSSSPLHVPVPRAIRMEEDAIRLPAHLRLQPVYWSRDDVAQWLKWAEKEFSLRSIDSNTFEMNGKALLLLTKEDFRYRSPHSGDVLYELLQHILKQRKACMLFSPFFHPGNSIHAQPEVILHQNHDEDNFVQRPSRPSAETVHHNPPTIELLHRSRSPITTNHRPSPDPEQRSLKSPLDNTIRRLSPADRVPGTRHHQENNHQEPYPLSVSPIENNHCPPPPEVLQKPSSPRQENTRVIQLMPSPIMHPLILNPRHSVEFKPSRLSEDGLHREVKPINLSHREELAYMNHIMVSVSPPEEHAMPIGRIADCRLLWDYVYQLLSDSRYENFIRWEDKESKIFRIVDPNGLARLWGNHKNRTNMTYEKMSRALRHYYKLNIIRKEPGQRLLFRFMKTPDEIMSGRTDRLEHLESQELDEQIYQEDEC
- the ETV6 gene encoding transcription factor ETV6 isoform X4, giving the protein MNGKALLLLTKEDFRYRSPHSGDVLYELLQHILKQRKACMLFSPFFHPGNSIHAQPEVILHQNHDEDNFVQRPSRPSAETVHHNPPTIELLHRSRSPITTNHRPSPDPEQRSLKSPLDNTIRRLSPADRVPGTRHHQENNHQEPYPLSVSPIENNHCPPPPEVLQKPSSPRQENTRVIQLMPSPIMHPLILNPRHSVEFKPSRLSEDGLHREVKPINLSHREELAYMNHIMVSVSPPEEHAMPIGRIADCRLLWDYVYQLLSDSRYENFIRWEDKESKIFRIVDPNGLARLWGNHKNRTNMTYEKMSRALRHYYKLNIIRKEPGQRLLFRFMKTPDEIMSGRTDRLEHLESQELDEQIYQEDEC
- the ETV6 gene encoding transcription factor ETV6 isoform X3 — protein: MEEDAIRLPAHLRLQPVYWSRDDVAQWLKWAEKEFSLRSIDSNTFEMNGKALLLLTKEDFRYRSPHSGDVLYELLQHILKQRKACMLFSPFFHPGNSIHAQPEVILHQNHDEDNFVQRPSRPSAETVHHNPPTIELLHRSRSPITTNHRPSPDPEQRSLKSPLDNTIRRLSPADRVPGTRHHQENNHQEPYPLSVSPIENNHCPPPPEVLQKPSSPRQENTRVIQLMPSPIMHPLILNPRHSVEFKPSRLSEDGLHREVKPINLSHREELAYMNHIMVSVSPPEEHAMPIGRIADCRLLWDYVYQLLSDSRYENFIRWEDKESKIFRIVDPNGLARLWGNHKNRTNMTYEKMSRALRHYYKLNIIRKEPGQRLLFRFMKTPDEIMSGRTDRLEHLESQELDEQIYQEDEC
- the ETV6 gene encoding transcription factor ETV6 isoform X1, with translation MSEAPAQCCIKQERISYTPPASPVVNYPSSSPLHVPVPRAIRMEEDAIRLPAHLRLQPVYWSRDDVAQWLKWAEKEFSLRSIDSNTFEMNGKALLLLTKEDFRYRSPHSGDVLYELLQHILKQRKACMLFSPFFHPGNSIHAQPEVILHQNHDEDNFVQRPSRPSAETVHHNPPTIELLHRSRSPITTNHRPSPDPEQRSLKSPLDNTIRRLSPADRVPGTRHHQENNHQEPYPLSVSPIENNHCPPPPEVLQKPSSPRQENTRVIQLMPSPIMHPLILNPRHSVEFKPSRLSEDGLHREVKPINLSHREELAYMNHIMVSVSPPEEHAMPIGRIADCRLLWDYVYQLLSDSRYENFIRWEDKESKIFRIVDPNGLARLWGNHKNRTNMTYEKMSRALRHYYKLNIIRKEPGQRLLFRFMKTPDEIMSGRTDRLEHLESQELDEQIYQEDEC